A window of the Streptomyces finlayi genome harbors these coding sequences:
- a CDS encoding serine hydrolase domain-containing protein gives MPQIHGHCHDRFAAVRAAFEANFTEREELGAAVTVLVDGVAVADLWAGWADRARTRPWERDTLVNVWSTTKGPTALCAHILADRGLLDLDAPVAAYWPEFAAAGKESVRVRDLLSHRAGLAGIREPHTLAELYDWELTTARLAATEPWWEPGTRSGYHALTYGFLVGEVVRRITGLLPGAFLHQEVTGPLGIDFTVGLPEKEEGRVAELVTSRPTATAAAFFAQMEPVALASLANPPTGAVAANTPEWRAAEIPAANGHGTARAVAALYGILAGRGTLDGRRVLSEEAAERVREGQGSCRDLVLGAAFAHDTEFALGLWLSGPNRSYGPNPRAFGHDGAGGSCGLADPEAGVALGYVMNRMGSDIADDPRKMALVEAVYEAL, from the coding sequence GTGCCGCAGATCCACGGCCACTGCCACGACAGATTCGCGGCGGTGCGTGCCGCCTTCGAGGCGAACTTCACGGAGCGGGAGGAACTGGGCGCGGCGGTCACCGTCCTGGTCGACGGCGTCGCGGTGGCCGACCTGTGGGCCGGCTGGGCCGACCGGGCCCGTACCCGCCCGTGGGAGCGGGACACCCTGGTCAACGTCTGGTCCACTACCAAGGGCCCGACCGCGCTCTGTGCCCATATCCTCGCCGACCGGGGACTGCTCGACCTGGATGCCCCCGTCGCCGCGTACTGGCCCGAATTCGCCGCGGCGGGCAAGGAATCCGTCCGGGTCCGGGACCTCCTCTCGCACCGCGCGGGCCTGGCGGGGATCCGGGAGCCGCACACCCTGGCCGAGCTCTACGACTGGGAACTGACCACCGCCCGGCTGGCCGCGACCGAGCCCTGGTGGGAGCCGGGAACCCGCTCCGGCTATCACGCACTCACCTACGGCTTCCTCGTCGGCGAGGTCGTCCGCCGGATCACCGGACTGCTGCCGGGCGCCTTCCTGCACCAGGAGGTCACCGGGCCGCTCGGCATCGACTTCACCGTCGGCCTCCCGGAGAAGGAGGAGGGGCGGGTCGCCGAGCTGGTCACCTCGAGGCCCACGGCCACCGCGGCCGCGTTCTTCGCGCAGATGGAGCCGGTCGCCCTCGCCTCACTGGCCAACCCGCCCACCGGCGCGGTCGCCGCGAACACGCCCGAGTGGCGGGCCGCCGAGATCCCCGCGGCCAACGGCCACGGAACGGCCCGCGCGGTGGCCGCGCTGTACGGGATACTCGCCGGGCGCGGCACCCTCGACGGCCGGCGAGTCCTGTCCGAGGAAGCCGCCGAGCGGGTCCGCGAAGGGCAGGGGAGCTGCCGGGACCTGGTGCTGGGCGCCGCCTTCGCGCACGACACCGAGTTCGCCCTCGGCCTCTGGCTCAGCGGCCCGAACCGCTCCTACGGCCCCAACCCCCGAGCCTTCGGCCACGACGGCGCGGGCGGCTCCTGCGGGCTGGCCGACCCGGAGGCCGGGGTCGCGCTGGGCTACGTCATGAACCGGATGGGCTCGGACATCGCCGACGACCCGCGCAAGATGGCGCTGGTCGAGGCGGTGTACGAGGCGCTGTGA
- a CDS encoding alpha/beta hydrolase, whose product MATRPRTSRLRRALLAALVAASVAVPVSGAAGPAAVPAPAPAELGPLGPATDAALDERYAAGRADILAAERTAAVHGDRRRAAVLRAMADPGRRFLSFDGRDGGRTAEVFGDLAHAEHIAVLVPGSDTSLDSYGRFGAGAEALRRELGDGAAVIAWLGYKTPGTVSRHIVTDRSAAAAAPGLAHFVRELTSSRPGSRMTLLCHSYGAVVCGLAAADLPVADIVLYGSPGTGARDVESLRTRATVWAGRGADDWIADVPHRRLDLGFVTVGFGTDPVSPSFGARVFDAGPGGHSDYLRPGSVPLRNLARIVRGHALSTEPGHA is encoded by the coding sequence ATGGCGACCCGCCCGCGCACCAGCCGGCTGCGCCGCGCCCTCCTCGCCGCCCTCGTCGCCGCTTCGGTGGCGGTGCCGGTGTCGGGCGCGGCGGGGCCCGCGGCCGTCCCCGCGCCCGCCCCGGCCGAGCTCGGGCCACTCGGGCCCGCCACCGATGCCGCCCTCGACGAGCGGTACGCCGCGGGCCGCGCGGACATCCTGGCGGCCGAGCGGACGGCCGCGGTCCACGGCGACCGGCGACGCGCGGCCGTTCTGCGCGCCATGGCGGACCCCGGCCGCCGGTTCCTCTCCTTCGACGGCCGCGACGGCGGCCGAACCGCCGAGGTCTTCGGCGACCTGGCACACGCGGAACACATCGCCGTACTCGTGCCGGGCTCGGACACCAGCCTCGACTCGTACGGACGCTTCGGTGCCGGCGCCGAAGCGCTGCGGCGCGAACTCGGAGACGGCGCGGCCGTCATCGCCTGGCTCGGCTACAAGACCCCGGGGACGGTCAGCCGTCACATCGTGACGGACCGCAGCGCGGCGGCAGCAGCTCCCGGACTCGCCCACTTCGTGAGGGAGCTGACGTCGTCCAGGCCCGGTTCCCGGATGACGCTGCTCTGCCACTCCTACGGGGCGGTCGTCTGCGGGCTTGCCGCCGCGGACCTCCCCGTCGCGGACATCGTGCTGTACGGAAGCCCGGGCACCGGCGCACGGGACGTGGAGAGCCTGCGCACGCGGGCCACCGTCTGGGCGGGCCGCGGCGCCGACGACTGGATCGCCGACGTCCCGCACCGACGGCTCGACCTCGGGTTCGTCACCGTCGGGTTCGGGACCGACCCGGTGTCACCCTCCTTCGGAGCCCGCGTGTTCGACGCGGGCCCGGGCGGCCACAGCGACTACCTCCGCCCCGGCTCCGTACCCCTGCGGAACCTGGCACGGATCGTGCGCGGACACGCCCTGAGCACGGAGCCCGGCCATGCGTGA